One genomic window of candidate division KSB1 bacterium includes the following:
- a CDS encoding Ku protein, with translation MRAIWKGHIRFSLVTIPVRIYNAIETSETIRFNQLHKEDNGPIGYEKKCKKCNEVVKNEDIVKGYKYEPDQYVIIENEDFDKVKLKSTKIIEIEGFVNASEVPHTLFNTPYFAGPDGEVAEKAYTLLCQTLKKSGKMGIGRVVLRDRENVMLMTAQENGIMLYRLRYPKEVRNIQDVPMLNGMVANPEELKLAQTLVDSMTTSFDKIELQDRYKGALRDMILAKIDGQEVVTVVEEEKPVVDIMTALKESIDQAKDEKKPMKKATGKKKDAAVAKPSKAKKQKIA, from the coding sequence ATGAGAGCAATCTGGAAAGGGCACATCCGGTTTTCACTGGTGACGATTCCGGTGCGCATTTACAACGCGATTGAAACTTCGGAAACCATTCGCTTCAATCAGCTGCACAAAGAAGACAACGGCCCGATTGGCTATGAAAAAAAGTGCAAGAAATGCAACGAAGTGGTCAAGAACGAAGACATCGTGAAAGGGTACAAATATGAGCCGGATCAATACGTCATTATAGAAAATGAAGACTTCGACAAGGTGAAGCTCAAAAGCACCAAAATTATCGAAATCGAAGGGTTTGTAAATGCTTCAGAGGTTCCTCACACTCTTTTCAACACCCCCTATTTTGCCGGACCCGACGGTGAAGTAGCGGAAAAAGCTTACACGCTGCTTTGTCAAACATTGAAAAAAAGCGGCAAAATGGGCATCGGACGGGTGGTGTTGCGCGACCGCGAAAATGTCATGCTCATGACCGCACAGGAAAACGGCATTATGTTGTATCGGCTTCGTTACCCCAAGGAAGTTCGCAATATTCAAGACGTGCCGATGCTAAACGGCATGGTTGCTAATCCTGAAGAGTTAAAGCTGGCACAAACCCTCGTTGATTCCATGACCACATCATTCGACAAAATTGAGCTGCAGGATCGCTATAAAGGCGCGCTTCGGGATATGATCCTGGCGAAAATAGACGGACAGGAAGTTGTCACCGTAGTGGAAGAAGAGAAGCCCGTTGTGGATATCATGACCGCTTTGAAAGAGAGCATCGATCAGGCAAAAGACGAGAAGAAACCGATGAAAAAAGCTACCGGCAAGAAGAAAGACGCTGCGGTAGCAAAACCCTCGAAAGCCAAGAAACAGAAAATAGCATAA